From a single Glycine soja cultivar W05 chromosome 19, ASM419377v2, whole genome shotgun sequence genomic region:
- the LOC114399356 gene encoding membrane-anchored ubiquitin-fold protein 3-like: protein MAEGEGCIELKFRIYDGTDIAHSTYSSSTTVGTLKQKLVAEWPQGKTVTPKSVSDLKLIHAGKVLENNKTLADYRITFGEIPGGVVTMHVVVQPPVTKKKQRRIRMTSKR from the exons ATGGCTGAAGGCGAGGGGTGTATTGAGCTTAAATTCCGCATATATGACGGAACTGATATAGCACACAGTACATATTCTTCATCTACCACAGTTGGTACCCTTAAGCAAAAGCTAGTTGCTGAGTGGCCTCAAG GCAAAACAGTTACACCAAAGTCTGTAAGTGACCTAAAGCTTATACATGCCGGTAAAGTTTTGGAAAACAATAAAACTCTTGCTGATTACAGAATAACGTTTGGTGAAATCCCTGGGGGTGTTGTTACGATGCATGTTGTAGTACAACCTCcagtaactaaaaaaaaacag AGAAGAATAAGGATGACAAGCAAAAGATGA
- the LOC114399762 gene encoding glutaredoxin-C11-like, with protein sequence MDRVKDLASKKAAVIFTKSSCCMCHSIKQLFYELGASPAVHELDNDSYGKEMEWALRGMGCNPSVPAVFIGGKFVGSSKDVISLHVDGSLKQLLMDAKAIWF encoded by the coding sequence atggaTAGAGTTAAGGACTTGGCATCAAAGAAGGCTGCTGTTATATTTACCAAGAGTTCATGTTGCATGTGTCACAGCATAAAGCAACTTTTCTATGAGCTTGGAGCAAGCCCAGCAGTTCATGAGCTTGACAATGATTCCTATGGGAAGGAAATGGAGTGGGCTTTGAGGGGTATGGGTTGTAACCCTTCAGTCCCAGCAGTGTTCATAGGTGGAAAATTTGTGGGCTCATCCAAAGATGTTATATCCCTCCATGTTGATGGCTCCCTCAAACAATTGCTCATGGATGCAAAAGCCATCTGGTTTTAG
- the LOC114399116 gene encoding monothiol glutaredoxin-S11-like: MDKVMRLASEKGVVIFTKSSCCLCYAVNILFQELGVNPVVHEIDHDPEGREMEKALLRLGCTAPVPAVFIGGKLRGSTNEIMSLHLSGSLTQMLKPYQALS, translated from the coding sequence ATGGACAAGGTGATGAGGTTGGCCTCTGAAAAGGGTGTGGTGATTTTCACAAAGAGTTCTTGTTGCCTCTGCTATGCAGTTAACATTCTGTTTCAAGAACTTGGGGTGAATCCTGTGGTTCATGAGATTGATCATGACCCTGAAGGCAGAGAAATGGAGAAAGCTCTATTGAGGCTAGGCTGCACTGCTCCAGTCCCAGCTGTGTTCATAGGAGGGAAGCTAAGGGGATCCACCAATGAAATCATGTCCCTCCACCTAAGTGGTTCACTCACTCAGATGCTGAAACCTTATCAGGCTTTGTCTTGA